One Psychromonas sp. psych-6C06 DNA window includes the following coding sequences:
- a CDS encoding transporter substrate-binding domain-containing protein: MRYTNKYRFFILISLCFSGVLHAGSVYKVMTEEFHPFGYYNDDGEFTGVAVEITRLLLKEVGHPDNIQVLPWARAVKNIEHKPNHLLFAMARTADREDKYQWVGPILADSIYLFQRAEHDTFYQLTSQAKQVDFIAVTRDFPEQVFLEDLGFSNLVLTNNPKQSVKMLMTGRVPLMAAGSAVMHDLVVNSGFQAKDFKRTGIRLFSTDLYLAFSKNIPVQEIKRWQMALDNLKLQTQYQEILEAYHFD; the protein is encoded by the coding sequence ATGCGCTATACGAATAAATATCGTTTTTTTATCCTCATTTCCTTATGTTTTTCTGGCGTATTGCATGCTGGATCGGTTTATAAGGTAATGACTGAAGAGTTTCACCCCTTTGGCTATTATAACGACGATGGAGAATTTACTGGGGTGGCCGTTGAAATTACTCGATTATTACTCAAAGAAGTCGGACACCCTGATAATATTCAAGTTCTTCCTTGGGCAAGAGCTGTAAAAAATATTGAACATAAACCTAATCACCTTTTATTTGCCATGGCAAGAACTGCTGATAGAGAGGATAAATACCAATGGGTTGGGCCCATATTAGCTGATAGTATTTATCTATTTCAACGTGCTGAGCATGATACTTTTTATCAACTAACATCGCAGGCAAAGCAAGTTGATTTTATTGCAGTTACACGTGATTTTCCTGAGCAAGTCTTCTTAGAAGATTTAGGTTTTTCAAATTTAGTATTAACCAATAATCCCAAGCAGTCGGTTAAAATGTTAATGACTGGAAGGGTACCATTAATGGCCGCAGGGTCTGCTGTCATGCATGATTTGGTCGTTAATAGTGGCTTTCAAGCGAAAGACTTTAAACGTACTGGCATTAGGCTTTTTTCGACGGATCTTTATCTAGCTTTTTCTAAAAATATCCCAGTACAAGAAATTAAGCGTTGGCAAATGGCTTTAGATAATTTGAAACTTCAAACGCAGTATCAAGAAATACTTGAAGCCTATCACTTCGATTAG
- a CDS encoding LEA type 2 family protein, translated as MKKILITLLLVTLTGCSTLQNELKSYVKQPKVSYQSIALGEVSTSEIELLPRFKIINTNDFSIPVNSIDYQLSLNNKTLLEGETDAIGTLPANADKELNLSIKLTQESLSSLKNILLNEKKIAYQIEGTVNTLGMTIPFEKSAVLFLPELKIGDLQVKSATFEEVTLLLNLEIENLNDFSIPLDSVRYGVSSAGKELFTGGLSNQKISHGKNSIEVPLSIKPSDLFSNIFSLLLDPQLPLSIEIETPFYSKSFQQRIDLSLFMSNQ; from the coding sequence ATGAAAAAAATTCTGATTACTTTGTTGCTAGTAACACTTACTGGCTGTTCTACATTACAAAATGAGCTAAAAAGTTATGTCAAACAGCCCAAAGTCAGTTATCAATCCATTGCCCTTGGAGAAGTTTCAACAAGTGAAATTGAGCTATTACCGAGGTTTAAAATTATTAATACAAATGATTTTTCTATACCGGTTAATAGTATTGATTATCAGCTTTCCTTAAACAATAAAACGCTATTAGAAGGAGAAACTGACGCTATTGGTACTTTACCTGCAAATGCAGATAAAGAGCTGAATTTATCTATTAAGTTGACGCAGGAGTCACTTTCATCATTAAAAAATATATTGTTAAACGAAAAGAAGATCGCCTATCAAATTGAAGGAACAGTGAATACGCTGGGTATGACTATTCCCTTTGAAAAATCCGCTGTGCTATTTCTTCCTGAGCTTAAAATAGGTGACTTACAGGTTAAAAGTGCCACTTTCGAGGAGGTAACGCTATTACTTAATCTTGAAATTGAAAACCTTAATGATTTTTCAATCCCACTTGATTCTGTTCGTTATGGAGTGTCATCTGCGGGTAAAGAGTTATTTACTGGTGGGCTTAGTAATCAAAAAATTTCGCATGGGAAAAACAGTATTGAAGTCCCACTAAGCATAAAACCTAGCGATCTTTTTAGTAATATTTTTTCATTGTTGTTAGATCCTCAGCTACCACTAAGTATTGAAATTGAGACCCCTTTTTATAGCAAAAGTTTTCAGCAACGTATTGACCTATCTTTGTTTATGTCTAATCAATAA
- the ald gene encoding alanine dehydrogenase: MLIGVPKEIKNHEYRVGMVPASVRELVHNGHEVIVQQDAGIGVGFSDQDYIDAGALVYPFATDIFAKAEMVVKVKEPLTVERAMLREGQILFTYLHLAPDLAQTKDLIDSQAICIAYETVTDARGGLPLLAPMSEVAGRMAIQAGAQTLEKSNQGCGLLLGGVPGVAPAKVVIVGGGMVGNNAAQMAVGLGADVTILDRNIETLRNLNIQFGNTAKVIYSTADALEKEVLAADLVIGAVLIPGAAAPKLITREHIAHMKAGAAIVDVAIDQGGCFETSHATTHQDPTYIVDEVVHYCVANMPGAVARTSTFALNNATLPYIIKIANMGYNAALKSDKGLLNGLNVMNGKLTCESVAEAHQMQSYYVPAEAMIK; the protein is encoded by the coding sequence ATGCTTATTGGTGTGCCTAAAGAGATAAAAAATCATGAATATCGTGTTGGTATGGTCCCCGCTAGTGTGCGTGAATTAGTGCACAATGGCCATGAAGTGATTGTGCAACAAGATGCAGGTATTGGTGTTGGATTTAGCGACCAAGATTATATTGATGCCGGAGCGCTCGTTTACCCATTCGCAACTGATATTTTTGCTAAAGCAGAAATGGTTGTTAAGGTAAAAGAGCCCCTTACTGTTGAGCGTGCAATGTTACGAGAGGGACAGATTTTATTTACCTACTTACACCTCGCGCCTGATTTAGCACAAACCAAAGACTTAATAGATTCTCAAGCTATTTGTATCGCCTATGAAACCGTGACCGATGCTCGCGGAGGGTTACCTCTTCTCGCGCCGATGTCTGAGGTTGCAGGGCGTATGGCGATTCAAGCTGGCGCACAAACCTTAGAGAAATCTAATCAAGGTTGTGGGTTACTTCTCGGAGGTGTACCCGGCGTTGCTCCGGCCAAAGTGGTGATCGTCGGTGGTGGTATGGTGGGCAATAATGCTGCGCAAATGGCGGTAGGCCTAGGTGCAGATGTCACCATATTGGATCGTAATATAGAGACGTTACGTAATTTAAATATTCAGTTCGGCAATACAGCAAAAGTAATTTATTCCACTGCTGACGCATTAGAAAAAGAGGTGTTAGCTGCCGATTTAGTGATTGGCGCGGTGTTGATCCCGGGGGCTGCTGCACCGAAGTTGATTACTCGTGAACATATAGCTCATATGAAAGCGGGGGCCGCAATTGTTGATGTTGCCATTGACCAAGGTGGGTGCTTTGAAACATCTCATGCTACGACACATCAAGATCCCACCTATATTGTTGATGAAGTTGTACATTATTGCGTAGCTAATATGCCAGGTGCAGTTGCACGCACTTCAACTTTTGCGCTTAATAACGCGACCCTGCCCTATATTATTAAGATTGCCAATATGGGATACAACGCCGCTCTTAAAAGCGATAAAGGGTTATTGAACGGGCTTAATGTGATGAATGGTAAACTGACTTGTGAAAGTGTTGCTGAGGCACATCAGATGCAGTCATATTATGTACCTGCTGAGGCAATGATTAAGTAA
- the lrp gene encoding leucine-responsive transcriptional regulator Lrp has product MISLDRIDRHILRALQKEGRISNVALSKKVGLSPTPCLERVKRLEKQGVIKSYTALLDPKHLNASLLVFIELTLKRSSPDVFERFNQAAKELDSILECHLVSGDFDYLLKTRVTDMSAYRKVLSETLIALPDIKSSRTYVVMEEVKDLTAINIAH; this is encoded by the coding sequence TTGATATCACTAGACAGAATAGATCGCCATATTTTACGAGCATTACAGAAAGAGGGGAGAATTTCTAATGTCGCTTTGTCCAAAAAAGTAGGCTTGAGCCCAACCCCTTGTTTAGAGCGAGTGAAACGTTTAGAAAAACAAGGCGTAATAAAATCGTACACCGCACTGCTCGATCCTAAACATTTAAATGCATCACTATTAGTATTTATCGAACTGACACTAAAACGCTCTAGCCCTGATGTATTTGAACGCTTCAATCAAGCAGCAAAAGAACTCGACTCTATTTTGGAGTGTCACCTTGTATCAGGCGACTTTGATTACCTATTAAAAACACGCGTTACAGATATGTCAGCCTATCGTAAAGTACTCAGCGAAACCTTAATTGCATTGCCTGATATAAAAAGCTCACGTACTTATGTGGTAATGGAAGAAGTGAAAGATTTGACTGCAATTAATATTGCCCATTAG
- a CDS encoding lysophospholipid acyltransferase family protein, with translation MISTEQFLLKQFPALPIASKRHKLLKFVFKRLLHEKEFIDFAQRYPLLSGFDFVEKALEYFEFKIATTDSEIEHIPVTGRVVIIANHPIGSLDAFALLHTIRKLRPDVKVVANELLMSVPPLQDILLPVNNLTGNTLKRDLKNIHQFLDDEGALIIFPAGEVSRVTPQGIRDRAWEKGFLTFAERAKAPILPIHIQARNSLTFYATSLFYKPLASLLLVKEMFKHNHTCIKLSIGKSIPYTSYGDSKIANTLKIKLLQKQLYRVAKRKESLFKTESAIAHPVNRVELKKSIEHCEQLGTTNDGKQIYLYQSEQPSIILKELGRLREFTFRSVGEGTGNKRDLDPFDHQYMHLILWDPEDLEIVGAYRFSPIQRLMKGSDSSGLYTDKLFNYQDEMLPYFEKGIELGRSFVQPRYWGKRSLDYLWQGIGAFLAQNPQYRYLLGPVTLSAALPQRAQAFLVYFYQLYFPAQGDLAYGRDSYQLSEELEDELWRFFSADDYAKDFAKLKTMLANMGVSVPTLYKQYTELCEHGGVQFVDFNIDPDFSNCIDGLVIVDVKYLKAKKRARYIDVHQRTLEKE, from the coding sequence ATGATTTCTACTGAGCAATTTTTATTAAAGCAGTTTCCGGCATTGCCGATTGCAAGCAAAAGACATAAGTTACTTAAATTTGTCTTTAAACGTTTACTGCATGAAAAAGAGTTTATCGACTTTGCACAGCGCTACCCTTTGCTTTCTGGTTTTGATTTTGTCGAGAAAGCATTAGAGTATTTTGAATTTAAAATCGCTACAACTGATAGTGAAATCGAACATATTCCAGTAACTGGTCGTGTGGTGATTATCGCCAATCACCCAATAGGTTCATTGGATGCCTTTGCGTTATTACATACCATTCGTAAATTACGCCCAGATGTAAAAGTAGTGGCAAACGAACTGCTAATGTCAGTGCCACCTTTACAAGATATTTTATTACCAGTAAATAATTTAACGGGTAATACCTTAAAGCGTGACCTGAAAAATATTCATCAATTTTTAGATGATGAAGGGGCACTTATTATTTTTCCTGCTGGCGAGGTTTCAAGGGTAACCCCGCAAGGTATTCGTGATAGGGCTTGGGAAAAGGGTTTTTTAACCTTTGCCGAACGAGCTAAAGCTCCCATTTTACCAATTCATATTCAAGCGCGTAACTCTCTCACTTTTTATGCTACCTCTTTGTTTTATAAGCCGCTTGCTAGCCTGTTATTAGTTAAAGAGATGTTTAAGCACAATCATACCTGCATAAAACTTAGTATTGGAAAGTCTATTCCCTATACAAGTTATGGTGATTCGAAAATAGCTAATACATTAAAAATAAAACTATTACAGAAGCAGTTATATCGTGTTGCGAAGAGGAAAGAGAGCTTATTTAAAACCGAGTCTGCAATTGCTCATCCGGTTAACCGTGTAGAGCTAAAGAAAAGCATTGAGCATTGTGAGCAACTCGGCACTACTAATGATGGTAAACAGATCTACCTATATCAGTCAGAGCAACCTAGCATTATTTTAAAGGAACTAGGGCGATTGCGTGAATTCACTTTTCGCTCTGTCGGTGAAGGTACGGGCAATAAGCGCGATTTAGATCCCTTTGATCACCAATATATGCATCTGATTTTATGGGATCCGGAAGATTTAGAAATAGTCGGCGCTTATCGTTTTAGCCCAATACAAAGGCTAATGAAAGGTTCTGATAGCAGTGGTTTATATACCGATAAACTTTTTAATTACCAAGATGAGATGTTGCCTTATTTTGAAAAAGGGATTGAGCTTGGGCGTAGCTTTGTGCAACCGCGGTATTGGGGAAAAAGGAGTTTAGATTATTTATGGCAAGGTATTGGCGCATTTTTAGCGCAAAACCCTCAGTACCGCTACTTACTTGGTCCTGTGACCCTAAGCGCTGCTTTACCTCAACGTGCGCAGGCCTTTTTAGTGTATTTCTATCAGTTATATTTTCCTGCTCAAGGCGATCTCGCTTACGGGCGTGACAGTTATCAGCTTTCTGAAGAGTTAGAGGATGAGCTATGGCGCTTTTTTAGCGCAGATGATTACGCTAAGGATTTTGCAAAACTTAAAACAATGCTCGCCAATATGGGAGTAAGTGTGCCAACGCTTTATAAGCAATACACCGAGCTTTGTGAACATGGTGGCGTGCAATTTGTTGATTTCAATATTGATCCGGATTTTAGCAATTGCATTGATGGTCTGGTTATCGTGGATGTTAAGTATCTAAAAGCAAAAAAACGAGCACGTTATATCGATGTTCATCAGAGAACGCTTGAAAAAGAATAA
- a CDS encoding GMP reductase yields MRIEQDIKLGFKDVLFRPKRSTLKSRSQVELAREYTFKHSGHKWSGVPVVAANMDSVGSFAMATTLAQHGALTAIHKHYTVADWAGFVASADSAVIQNVMVSTGTSDNDFQKTKDIMALSDEIAFICVDIANGYSEHLVDYVIKIREAFPDKVITAGNVVTGDMVEELILAGADIVKVGIGPGSVCTTRVKTGVGYPQLSAIIECADAAHGLGGHIIGDGGCSCAGDVAKAFGGGADFVMLGGMLAGHTESGGDIIEKEGKKFMKFYGMSSKSAMEKHSGGVANYRAAEGKTVLLPYRGTVADTIQDIMGGVRSTCTYVGASKLKELTKRTTFIRVLEQENNVYGKE; encoded by the coding sequence ATGCGCATTGAACAAGATATAAAGTTAGGTTTTAAAGATGTCCTCTTCCGTCCAAAACGCTCAACGCTTAAGAGTCGCTCACAGGTAGAGCTAGCGCGAGAGTATACGTTCAAGCATAGTGGCCACAAGTGGAGTGGTGTACCGGTTGTCGCTGCTAATATGGATTCAGTGGGAAGCTTTGCGATGGCAACTACATTGGCTCAACATGGCGCATTAACTGCTATTCATAAACACTATACCGTTGCTGATTGGGCTGGTTTTGTGGCATCAGCGGACAGTGCTGTTATCCAAAATGTCATGGTTTCAACGGGGACCTCTGATAACGATTTTCAAAAAACCAAAGATATTATGGCGTTATCGGATGAAATTGCTTTTATCTGTGTTGATATCGCTAATGGCTATTCTGAACATCTTGTTGATTATGTTATTAAAATTAGAGAAGCCTTCCCTGATAAGGTGATCACTGCAGGTAACGTTGTCACTGGCGATATGGTGGAAGAACTGATTCTCGCGGGCGCCGACATTGTTAAAGTGGGCATTGGCCCCGGTTCTGTGTGCACTACTCGCGTTAAAACTGGTGTTGGTTACCCGCAACTTTCTGCAATTATTGAATGTGCAGATGCTGCCCATGGTCTTGGTGGGCACATTATAGGCGATGGCGGTTGTAGTTGTGCGGGTGATGTTGCGAAAGCATTTGGTGGTGGCGCTGATTTTGTGATGCTTGGCGGTATGTTAGCAGGGCACACTGAAAGTGGCGGTGACATTATTGAAAAAGAGGGGAAAAAATTCATGAAGTTTTATGGCATGTCTTCAAAAAGTGCTATGGAAAAACATTCAGGAGGCGTTGCTAATTATCGAGCAGCTGAAGGAAAAACAGTATTATTACCTTATCGAGGTACGGTTGCTGACACTATTCAGGATATTATGGGGGGCGTTCGCTCAACCTGTACATATGTCGGAGCTTCAAAGTTAAAAGAGCTTACTAAACGTACGACTTTTATTCGTGTTTTAGAGCAAGAAAACAACGTTTACGGAAAAGAGTAA